Proteins from one Prosthecobacter sp. genomic window:
- a CDS encoding DUF1800 family protein, with protein sequence MLVSPLKAEFETLWSLGVWDGNPQDEFGDPTWTTNAAPGSAANRDNDFYFAGTYPLPIGTVAGEPETNLENGLNDGNQSVRLHFQLTPAQATGTARMRLNLHQVWGGWEVAPSVTGEGYGTHQFEVFWNGVLLKTAVHTQSDTLIVEANAGTFTPVTGANTLEIHRAPPPASSPSGWIIFDALSLEIDPLATQDVDGDGLPRWWEQDHGFNDALASDAAQDADHDGRTNAQEFATQTLPLIKDSDGDGLSDGAEFTAGTNPLNSDTDGDSLNDGEETTSNPLLADTDADGAGDAWEVRTGYTANSASSTPPAFGGAVGINFVSELNPKNALGSVEATGVVPQRFWNNTWALTGWRNQTGTHTDIATPQADVIVNSSGVATGMTMSWSVPNSAWANGQGGSSTRKLLHGYLNVSSDTPGSLTLAGIPYATYDVIVYVGANYDGAIGYTRLNDDPLLDRWVMTGSAAPETRLVELVKSDAVKPWRANAIRYRNVTGSSVNVKFWRTSWYEMGLHGIQIVNSTLDSDADGMPDAFEWQHQLRSDVADAALDADADGLTNLAEMNRQTNPRSRDTDGDGLTDAVETNTGTWVSASDTGSNPQIADSDGDGLTDGAEAAVLPAPTNPNDADSDNDGRGDAEEVNGWTNPLLADAVSAQMPVVSTSPRTLDWVVENVQVVWDHSRGGVTDQEWGDDEMMSFQVRNAAATSTDTFNVALRVKAGRVSHFLYSSWLGGFSHPDNDEWDIWEADWQDFPVDLKAALGFSGHGAADISDRLRFRIQGSSTGNRTAWNFTFSITNQDMSQTVVSRTFTNCALAQNVHDGLATWQDRSDPAVANRLSLSQHDGVRVYFQSTPLEDTPAFAAFKDTDEDGMPDVWEDLHGLNKNSAADGSLDGDADGLTNVREYLAGTLPNDADSDDDLAKDGIETDSSSDPLLATSLPPLYRGAPAGVNGEDLNGNGLSDAWEQWIGDFGLLSLDDEDGDGMTNAAEAMAGTNPRDARSRLWSDVIRGGADLTVCWPVLPWKRHRVLQSTDLASWSLAPGLPVMVGNEYRQTFGLGGPNTFYRASVDNLDTDGDGVSDWTESNVLGSSTTLATSTRSAVSIDANNDGTAETTLSGDYATLIEQLQGADGDGGFAGGSAGAVSRVQAARFLMQATFGPTLEDVQRVQTLGYSAWITEQMGLPQTRHSDYIQTIFADMTTQRSRSNYSRGGGDADPFLFGNNMQTAFARAAIQGPDQLRQRVAFALSQILVASRRDANLENRCLGMADFYDLFVRHAFGNYEDVLMEVTMHPVMGRYLSHVGNQKADPGINRYPDENYAREVMQLFSVGLWELNPDGSRQLDGLGAPVPTYSNAEITQLARVMTGFWFGSYNWGGGGWTEQDYATPMSLHADRHDFGAKTLLRNFVIPARAATQENAQRDVRDAIHHLFMHPNTGVFVGKQLIQFLVTDNPSPAYVQRVGQVFADNGLGVRGDLAAVVRAILLDDEARAPVGTQAAGFGRLKEPVVRTMAMARVFGMKQVPDLLWWDWSDFYNESRQAPTNSPSVFNFYRPEYRAPGLLTQNGLAGPVFQITDSYSSISFPNRLWHMLEEGFSLWETYRFPLGIAQESILASSPERLMDHLNLLFCAGQMKASTRTLILNTLAQIPAYQSAARVRVAAYLALTCPEGAVMR encoded by the coding sequence ATGCTTGTTTCGCCTCTGAAGGCGGAATTCGAGACCCTTTGGTCCTTGGGTGTTTGGGATGGGAATCCACAGGATGAGTTTGGCGACCCGACCTGGACCACGAATGCCGCGCCGGGCAGCGCCGCCAACCGCGACAACGATTTTTACTTCGCGGGCACCTATCCCCTGCCGATCGGCACCGTCGCAGGCGAGCCGGAAACAAATTTGGAGAATGGGCTGAATGACGGCAACCAGTCTGTTCGCCTGCATTTCCAGCTCACGCCTGCGCAGGCCACCGGCACGGCGCGCATGCGGCTGAACCTGCACCAAGTCTGGGGTGGCTGGGAGGTGGCACCCTCTGTCACGGGTGAGGGCTACGGCACCCATCAGTTTGAGGTGTTTTGGAACGGGGTGCTTCTCAAGACGGCGGTCCACACGCAAAGCGACACGCTGATCGTGGAGGCGAACGCAGGGACGTTCACGCCGGTGACGGGAGCAAACACGCTGGAGATCCACCGGGCACCACCGCCGGCTTCATCGCCCAGCGGGTGGATTATATTCGATGCGCTGTCACTGGAGATTGATCCGCTGGCGACACAGGATGTGGATGGGGATGGTCTGCCACGCTGGTGGGAGCAGGATCACGGTTTCAATGATGCCTTGGCCTCCGACGCGGCGCAGGATGCGGATCATGACGGGCGCACGAATGCGCAGGAGTTCGCCACGCAGACGCTGCCGCTGATCAAAGACAGCGATGGCGATGGTCTCAGCGACGGAGCGGAATTCACCGCTGGCACGAATCCGCTGAATTCGGACACGGATGGCGATTCGTTGAACGATGGCGAGGAAACGACCTCGAATCCGCTGTTGGCAGACACGGATGCCGATGGTGCGGGCGATGCCTGGGAAGTGCGCACGGGCTACACGGCGAACTCGGCCTCAAGCACGCCTCCGGCTTTCGGTGGTGCTGTTGGGATCAATTTTGTCTCGGAGCTGAATCCCAAGAACGCGCTTGGCAGTGTTGAGGCGACTGGTGTGGTGCCGCAGCGCTTTTGGAACAACACCTGGGCGCTCACGGGCTGGCGGAATCAAACCGGAACACACACAGACATCGCCACCCCGCAGGCGGATGTGATTGTGAACAGCTCGGGCGTGGCAACGGGCATGACGATGAGCTGGAGCGTGCCAAACAGCGCGTGGGCGAACGGCCAGGGCGGCAGCTCCACGCGGAAGCTGCTGCATGGTTATCTGAATGTGTCTTCTGACACGCCCGGCAGTCTCACGCTCGCGGGCATTCCTTACGCGACGTATGATGTGATCGTGTATGTGGGGGCGAATTATGACGGAGCCATCGGCTACACACGACTGAATGACGATCCGCTGCTGGACCGCTGGGTGATGACGGGCAGCGCGGCGCCTGAAACGCGGCTGGTGGAGTTGGTGAAGTCCGATGCGGTCAAACCCTGGCGTGCCAACGCCATTCGCTACCGCAACGTGACCGGTTCCAGCGTGAACGTGAAGTTCTGGCGCACGAGCTGGTATGAAATGGGCCTGCATGGCATTCAGATCGTGAATTCGACACTCGACAGCGATGCGGACGGCATGCCGGATGCGTTTGAGTGGCAGCATCAGCTTCGGTCGGATGTCGCGGATGCCGCGCTGGATGCGGATGCCGATGGTTTGACGAATCTGGCGGAGATGAACCGCCAGACCAACCCACGCAGTCGTGATACCGATGGCGATGGCCTCACGGATGCCGTGGAGACGAACACGGGCACCTGGGTGAGCGCCAGCGATACGGGATCGAACCCGCAAATCGCGGATAGTGATGGCGATGGCCTCACGGATGGCGCTGAGGCGGCCGTTTTGCCCGCGCCCACGAATCCGAATGATGCGGACAGCGACAACGATGGCCGTGGCGATGCGGAAGAGGTGAACGGGTGGACAAACCCGCTGCTGGCCGATGCCGTGAGCGCGCAGATGCCGGTGGTGAGCACGAGTCCACGCACGCTGGACTGGGTGGTGGAGAACGTGCAGGTCGTGTGGGACCATTCGCGTGGTGGTGTGACAGATCAGGAGTGGGGAGATGATGAAATGATGAGCTTTCAAGTCCGCAATGCGGCGGCGACCAGCACGGACACGTTCAATGTGGCGTTGAGGGTGAAAGCGGGCCGCGTGTCGCATTTTCTCTATTCGAGCTGGCTGGGCGGCTTCAGCCACCCGGACAATGACGAGTGGGACATCTGGGAGGCGGACTGGCAGGACTTTCCGGTCGATCTGAAGGCAGCGCTGGGTTTCAGCGGCCATGGCGCGGCGGACATCAGCGACCGGCTGCGTTTCCGCATCCAGGGCAGCAGCACGGGCAATCGCACGGCGTGGAACTTCACGTTCAGCATCACGAATCAAGACATGAGTCAAACCGTGGTGAGCCGCACATTCACAAACTGTGCCCTGGCGCAAAATGTGCATGATGGGCTGGCCACATGGCAGGATCGCAGTGATCCAGCGGTGGCGAACCGCCTGTCGCTGTCGCAACACGATGGCGTGAGGGTTTATTTCCAGAGCACACCGCTGGAAGACACCCCTGCCTTTGCCGCTTTCAAAGACACGGACGAGGATGGCATGCCGGACGTGTGGGAGGATTTGCATGGTCTGAACAAAAACTCGGCGGCGGATGGTTCTTTAGATGGCGATGCCGACGGCCTGACGAACGTGCGTGAGTATCTGGCAGGAACACTTCCGAATGATGCGGACAGTGATGATGATCTGGCGAAGGATGGCATCGAGACCGACAGCAGCAGTGATCCGCTGCTCGCGACGAGTTTGCCGCCGTTGTATCGCGGCGCGCCTGCGGGAGTGAATGGCGAGGATTTGAATGGCAACGGCCTTTCGGATGCCTGGGAGCAGTGGATTGGCGATTTTGGCCTGCTATCTCTCGACGATGAGGATGGCGACGGCATGACGAACGCGGCGGAGGCCATGGCGGGGACGAATCCGCGTGATGCACGGTCGCGGCTGTGGAGTGATGTGATTCGTGGCGGGGCTGATTTGACGGTGTGCTGGCCGGTTTTGCCGTGGAAGCGGCATCGCGTGCTGCAAAGCACAGATCTGGCTTCATGGAGCCTCGCGCCGGGTCTGCCGGTGATGGTGGGGAATGAGTATCGGCAGACGTTTGGTCTTGGAGGCCCAAATACGTTCTACCGTGCCAGCGTGGACAATCTGGACACGGATGGTGATGGCGTGAGCGACTGGACGGAGTCAAACGTGCTCGGCTCCTCCACCACCCTGGCCACGAGCACACGTAGTGCCGTGAGCATTGACGCGAACAACGATGGCACGGCGGAAACGACGCTGAGCGGTGATTACGCGACGCTGATCGAGCAACTGCAAGGCGCGGACGGCGATGGCGGATTCGCTGGCGGCAGTGCGGGAGCGGTTTCACGCGTGCAGGCTGCGCGTTTCCTGATGCAGGCCACGTTTGGACCGACATTGGAGGACGTTCAACGTGTGCAGACCCTCGGCTACTCGGCGTGGATCACGGAGCAGATGGGGCTGCCGCAAACGCGGCATTCGGACTATATCCAGACAATCTTCGCGGACATGACGACGCAGCGCAGTCGCAGCAACTACAGCCGCGGCGGCGGTGATGCCGATCCGTTTTTGTTCGGCAACAACATGCAGACGGCCTTTGCCCGCGCGGCCATCCAGGGGCCGGATCAGTTGCGGCAACGCGTCGCGTTTGCGCTGAGCCAGATTCTCGTGGCTTCGCGCCGTGATGCGAATTTAGAGAACCGCTGCCTCGGCATGGCGGATTTTTATGACCTCTTTGTGCGGCATGCCTTCGGCAATTATGAAGACGTGCTGATGGAGGTGACGATGCATCCGGTGATGGGCCGGTATTTGAGCCATGTGGGCAATCAGAAGGCTGATCCGGGCATCAATCGCTATCCCGATGAAAACTATGCGCGCGAGGTTATGCAGCTCTTCAGCGTGGGCCTGTGGGAGCTGAATCCCGATGGCTCAAGACAGCTCGACGGTCTCGGGGCCCCGGTTCCGACGTACTCCAATGCCGAGATCACGCAGCTCGCGCGTGTGATGACGGGCTTTTGGTTTGGCAGCTACAACTGGGGCGGCGGCGGCTGGACGGAGCAGGACTACGCCACACCGATGAGCCTGCACGCGGACCGCCATGACTTCGGCGCGAAGACGCTGCTGCGAAATTTTGTGATTCCTGCCCGCGCGGCCACGCAGGAGAACGCGCAGCGTGATGTGCGGGACGCGATCCATCATTTGTTCATGCATCCGAATACGGGCGTGTTCGTCGGGAAGCAGTTGATCCAGTTCCTCGTCACGGACAATCCGAGCCCGGCCTATGTGCAGCGCGTGGGGCAGGTCTTTGCCGACAACGGCCTCGGCGTGCGTGGTGATCTGGCAGCGGTGGTGCGCGCGATCTTGCTCGATGATGAGGCGCGCGCGCCTGTTGGCACGCAGGCGGCTGGATTTGGGCGGCTGAAGGAGCCTGTCGTCCGCACCATGGCGATGGCGCGTGTGTTTGGCATGAAGCAGGTGCCCGATCTGCTGTGGTGGGACTGGAGTGACTTCTACAACGAGAGCCGCCAGGCGCCGACGAACTCGCCGAGCGTGTTCAATTTCTATCGCCCGGAGTATCGCGCGCCGGGACTGCTGACTCAGAATGGACTCGCCGGGCCGGTGTTTCAGATCACGGACAGCTACAGTTCGATCTCCTTCCCCAATCGCCTCTGGCACATGCTGGAAGAGGGATTCAGCCTATGGGAGACGTATCGCTTCCCGCTCGGCATCGCCCAGGAATCAATACTGGCATCATCGCCGGAGCGCTTGATGGACCATTTGAACCTGCTGTTCTGCGCCGGGCAGATGAAGGCATCCACCCGCACGCTCATCCTCAATACCCTCGCTCAAATCCCCGCCTATCAATCGGCCGCACGCGTCCGCGTGGCCGCCTATCTTGCGCTGACCTGCCCGGAGGGGGCGGTGATGCGTTGA
- a CDS encoding DUF1501 domain-containing protein, with protein MPSASPPIICSGPLDRRGFMRIGLTGFASLSWPGLLKLRAENAVKPTRERTAIILVWLRGGCSHLDTYDPKPDIGSEYRGPFKTIKTKVPGMQLTELLPLQAKIADKFTLLRSMTHTGGGHPAGSLQMLSGDPDPRDKPKPLLPDWMTVANSLRSKNKRSSPLPNYVGVNPIINYDSFTIAGPGFVNAAYSPLAVLSDPSRPDFAVPNVGLSNPSQLARLNDRMALLHSLDKLERNVDAAGEMGAMDQFESQAMTLLTNPQTRHAFDLGKEDKRTRERYGMHRWGQQLLLARRLVESGVEIITSCLDGPQCGRVGNWDDHAVNHNVFEALRFRAGAFDQAVSALIEDVYARGLDKRVLVVVSGEFGRTPKISHVASSGAGEASAAAGVVQPGRDHWPRAFTNLWAGGGLQTGGVIGASDKRGEDVAEHACTPHDFLATIYHHLGIDSAKETINDFSGRPTPIVPNGSPIRELIRM; from the coding sequence ATGCCCTCCGCCTCGCCTCCCATCATCTGCTCCGGCCCTCTCGACCGGCGTGGGTTCATGCGGATAGGACTCACCGGATTCGCAAGCCTGAGCTGGCCTGGATTGCTGAAACTGCGTGCGGAAAATGCCGTGAAGCCCACACGCGAACGCACCGCCATTATCTTGGTGTGGTTGCGCGGTGGGTGCTCGCATCTCGACACCTACGATCCGAAGCCGGACATCGGCAGCGAGTATCGAGGACCGTTCAAGACGATCAAAACCAAGGTGCCCGGCATGCAGCTCACGGAGTTGCTCCCGTTGCAGGCGAAAATCGCGGACAAGTTCACGCTGCTGCGCTCGATGACTCACACAGGCGGCGGACATCCGGCGGGTTCGCTGCAAATGCTCAGCGGCGACCCTGATCCGCGCGACAAACCGAAGCCGCTGCTGCCCGACTGGATGACGGTGGCGAATTCCCTGCGCTCAAAGAACAAGCGCAGCAGCCCGCTGCCGAACTACGTCGGCGTAAACCCGATCATCAATTACGACAGCTTCACCATCGCCGGTCCCGGCTTCGTCAACGCCGCCTACTCGCCGCTGGCAGTATTGAGCGATCCCAGCCGCCCCGATTTCGCCGTTCCCAATGTCGGTCTGTCCAATCCATCCCAACTGGCCCGCCTCAATGACCGCATGGCGCTGCTGCACAGTCTCGACAAACTCGAGCGCAACGTCGATGCCGCCGGTGAAATGGGTGCGATGGACCAATTTGAGTCCCAAGCGATGACCCTGCTCACGAATCCGCAGACACGCCACGCCTTCGACCTCGGCAAGGAAGACAAGCGCACCCGCGAACGCTATGGCATGCACCGCTGGGGCCAGCAGTTGCTGCTGGCGCGTCGTCTTGTCGAATCCGGCGTTGAAATCATCACAAGCTGCCTCGACGGCCCGCAATGCGGTCGCGTGGGCAACTGGGACGATCATGCGGTGAATCACAATGTCTTCGAGGCGCTGCGTTTTCGTGCCGGAGCCTTCGACCAGGCCGTTTCAGCCTTGATCGAGGATGTGTATGCCCGTGGCCTCGACAAACGTGTGCTCGTCGTCGTCAGTGGCGAGTTTGGCCGCACGCCGAAGATCAGCCATGTCGCCAGTTCCGGTGCCGGCGAGGCCAGCGCTGCCGCAGGTGTCGTGCAACCGGGCCGCGATCACTGGCCGCGGGCCTTCACCAATCTCTGGGCCGGCGGCGGCCTGCAAACTGGCGGCGTCATCGGTGCCAGCGACAAACGCGGCGAAGACGTTGCCGAACACGCCTGCACGCCACACGACTTCCTCGCCACCATCTACCACCACCTCGGCATCGACTCCGCCAAGGAAACAATCAACGACTTCAGCGGCCGCCCCACTCCCATCGTGCCGAACGGCAGTCCGATTCGTGAATTGATCCGGATGTAA
- a CDS encoding M60 family metallopeptidase: MKPTILLPLLFCAFAQAQMPPALVNAERAKILEGVKSVPKAGAPGPVGIWGNIAFPILSAPDKDGVEIAVAAAAAYAKGRVILFGHNSYLGGGEGGDHAKLMENCVKWAGNKEKPRIGLKGVNAVNFFKQRGFNAETFDTIEKKNLSDYDVVILNMQGVTGAEEGAVLAEYIQAGGGFIGGMTGWAFGQTSGGKDLAVSHGLNQALMPAGVAITDMSAFDQLRGFDARIELPQMMNASEAIAAIKKQREGGPALEAVAMKQGTNAIQIAMAAQPPDRSNLKNAVLAALGNAGADAVVPTAQAPLTADKHAAQRLRLGMETRVLRLAAGEGVAAHPAHEVFPGKVPAGAPRITGEIKVTPSILGWTSTGLYAAAGETITVTLPENLADKGYAVRIGCHSDTLYHLDKWERAPDIARSVPLATATTKTASAFGGLIYIEVPGRAKDDAPFTATIQNGVPAPLFVLGQDDDAKWKEIRQRPAPWAEMSCDKLIISFPSEVGRLVNNPTELMTFWKKVVEAQDDITNQTAERKRPERIVADVQISAGYMHSGYPIMIPTSAAPEMVTFGKLKFPGWGFYHEIGHNHQRGDFTFDGTGEVTNNVIGMYCYHEVLKKDWLIGHGAITEEERKANVQKIKKSANKWQEWKSSPFLALTTYIQLIQEFGWESWRKYLHSFAGNEFGPAPKGDDERRDQFLVRYSKITNKNLGPFFDAWGIPVSSSAKAEVSKLEAWMPKGM; the protein is encoded by the coding sequence ATGAAGCCAACCATCCTCCTGCCCCTCTTGTTTTGCGCCTTCGCCCAAGCGCAGATGCCGCCTGCGCTTGTGAACGCGGAACGCGCTAAAATCCTCGAAGGCGTCAAATCGGTGCCGAAGGCGGGTGCGCCGGGACCGGTGGGGATTTGGGGGAACATCGCGTTCCCGATTCTCTCCGCGCCGGACAAGGATGGGGTCGAAATCGCCGTCGCGGCTGCGGCGGCGTATGCCAAAGGGCGCGTCATCTTGTTTGGACACAACAGCTACCTCGGCGGTGGCGAGGGCGGTGATCACGCGAAGCTCATGGAGAACTGTGTCAAGTGGGCTGGCAACAAGGAGAAGCCACGCATCGGGCTCAAAGGCGTGAACGCGGTCAATTTCTTCAAGCAGCGCGGCTTCAACGCCGAAACCTTCGACACGATCGAGAAAAAGAACCTGTCCGACTACGATGTCGTCATCCTGAACATGCAGGGCGTCACCGGAGCGGAGGAAGGCGCGGTGCTGGCCGAATACATCCAAGCTGGCGGCGGTTTCATCGGCGGCATGACGGGCTGGGCCTTTGGACAGACGAGCGGCGGCAAAGACCTCGCGGTGTCACACGGATTGAATCAAGCGCTGATGCCTGCGGGCGTGGCGATCACGGACATGAGCGCGTTTGACCAGCTTCGCGGTTTCGACGCGCGCATCGAGTTGCCGCAGATGATGAACGCCTCCGAGGCCATCGCCGCGATCAAAAAGCAGCGTGAGGGTGGCCCGGCGCTCGAAGCTGTGGCGATGAAACAGGGAACGAACGCGATCCAGATCGCCATGGCCGCGCAACCGCCGGATCGCAGCAATTTGAAGAACGCCGTACTCGCCGCCTTGGGCAATGCCGGAGCGGATGCGGTAGTCCCCACGGCCCAAGCACCGCTTACTGCCGACAAACATGCCGCGCAGAGATTGCGCCTCGGAATGGAGACGCGCGTGCTGCGTCTCGCTGCGGGTGAAGGTGTGGCCGCTCATCCCGCGCATGAAGTTTTCCCCGGCAAAGTGCCTGCGGGTGCTCCGCGCATCACGGGTGAGATTAAAGTGACGCCATCCATCCTTGGCTGGACCAGCACGGGGCTTTATGCGGCTGCAGGGGAGACGATCACGGTCACTTTGCCCGAAAATCTCGCCGACAAAGGCTACGCCGTGCGCATCGGCTGCCATAGCGACACGCTGTATCATTTAGACAAATGGGAACGCGCTCCCGACATCGCCCGCAGCGTGCCGCTGGCCACTGCGACGACGAAAACGGCCAGCGCCTTCGGCGGTTTGATCTATATCGAGGTTCCTGGTCGCGCGAAGGACGACGCGCCCTTCACTGCGACGATTCAAAATGGTGTTCCCGCGCCGCTGTTCGTTCTCGGTCAGGATGACGACGCAAAGTGGAAAGAGATTCGCCAGCGTCCGGCGCCGTGGGCCGAGATGTCGTGTGACAAGCTCATCATCAGCTTTCCCTCCGAGGTTGGTCGCCTCGTGAATAACCCGACCGAACTCATGACCTTCTGGAAGAAGGTGGTCGAGGCGCAGGACGACATCACCAATCAAACCGCCGAGCGCAAACGGCCCGAGCGCATCGTTGCTGATGTGCAGATCAGCGCCGGTTACATGCACAGCGGCTATCCCATCATGATTCCGACCAGCGCCGCGCCGGAGATGGTGACGTTTGGCAAACTGAAGTTCCCCGGCTGGGGTTTTTATCATGAGATCGGCCACAACCATCAGCGCGGTGATTTCACCTTCGACGGTACCGGCGAAGTCACGAACAACGTCATCGGCATGTACTGCTACCACGAGGTCTTGAAGAAAGACTGGCTCATCGGCCATGGCGCGATCACCGAGGAGGAGCGCAAGGCGAACGTGCAGAAGATCAAGAAGTCCGCCAACAAATGGCAGGAGTGGAAAAGCAGCCCGTTCCTCGCGTTGACGACCTACATCCAGCTCATTCAGGAGTTCGGCTGGGAAAGCTGGCGCAAGTATCTCCACAGCTTCGCTGGCAACGAGTTTGGCCCTGCCCCCAAAGGCGATGATGAGCGCCGCGACCAGTTCCTCGTTCGCTATTCGAAAATCACGAACAAAAACCTCGGTCCGTTCTTTGATGCCTGGGGCATTCCGGTCAGTTCATCCGCGAAGGCGGAAGTGAGCAAGCTGGAGGCCTGGATGCCGAAGGGGATGTGA
- a CDS encoding XRE family transcriptional regulator, which produces MPAKLKTTPVESSPEAINENLGKRVKKLRGDRGWSLEELASVSGVSRSMLSEIEREKANPTLTVTFRIARAFGLTLQELIESAEASASKIQVIRASDRAQVFRSDKHHEIRTLSPLNLEKDVEFYEVTLKPGGALRSQPHFEGTREFLTVEEGSVRIESDQDTDELTKGDSGTYRADVPHAIVNTGKGEALVFLVVIYR; this is translated from the coding sequence ATGCCCGCCAAACTCAAGACCACTCCTGTCGAATCCAGCCCCGAGGCCATCAATGAGAACTTGGGCAAGCGTGTGAAGAAGCTGCGAGGAGATCGCGGCTGGTCGCTCGAAGAACTCGCCAGTGTCAGCGGCGTGAGCCGGTCGATGCTCAGCGAGATCGAGCGCGAGAAGGCGAATCCGACGCTGACGGTCACCTTTCGCATCGCACGGGCCTTTGGGCTGACGTTGCAGGAGCTGATCGAGAGCGCGGAGGCCAGCGCGTCGAAAATTCAGGTCATTCGTGCCAGCGACCGCGCCCAGGTCTTCCGCAGCGACAAGCATCACGAGATCCGCACGCTCTCACCGCTGAATCTGGAGAAAGATGTCGAGTTTTACGAGGTCACTCTGAAGCCCGGCGGCGCGTTGCGCTCGCAGCCGCACTTTGAAGGCACTCGCGAGTTTTTGACCGTCGAGGAAGGCAGTGTGCGCATCGAATCCGACCAGGACACCGATGAACTCACCAAAGGCGACTCCGGCACCTACCGAGCCGATGTGCCGCACGCCATCGTGAACACCGGCAAAGGCGAGGCGCTGGTGTTTCTCGTCGTGATCTATCGCTGA